The proteins below are encoded in one region of Alkalinema sp. FACHB-956:
- a CDS encoding ABC transporter ATP-binding protein encodes MVEALLTIDHLKIAYSSHAPWVVDDVSLVLQPGERLGLVGESGCGKSTIGRAIVRLLSDAAIVEGQIQFAGQNLYQLSDRQLQRFRGEEIALIFQDPMTRLNPLLTIGEHCLETLQAHRPEISTKEAKARALEVLQAVKIPAERWSQYPHEFSGGMRQRVAIALALLLNPKLIIADEPTTSLDVTVAAQILQELKRLCEDRNMALILISHDLALVGEYCDRIAVMYDGHLVEWGATPEVFQNPQHDYTKSLLQSALYLQGNHNPAAEPAGSTESAISPSPLLRLRSLKQYYTLEANFLAKVFSKANDRTIRAVDGIDLDLYPGETLGLVGESGCGKSTLSRTILQLLKPTAGQVEFLGQDLAPLKRQAMLRQRRDIQMIFQDPHACLNPRMTIGDSIADPLLIHQMATPQTAKPQVEAMLQRVGLHPKEFYDRYPGELSGGQQQRVAIARALITRPKLVICDEPVSMLDATVRTQVLELMQELKDEFELTYLFITHDLWVARFFCDRIAVMYQGKIVELDQTSAVFDNPQHSYTQTLLAAAPMLQMNCA; translated from the coding sequence ATGGTTGAAGCATTGCTCACGATCGATCACCTCAAGATTGCCTACAGTTCTCATGCACCTTGGGTTGTGGATGATGTTTCGCTCGTTCTACAACCGGGGGAACGGTTAGGCTTGGTGGGCGAGTCGGGGTGTGGCAAATCCACGATCGGGCGGGCTATTGTGCGGTTGCTCTCCGATGCGGCGATCGTGGAAGGTCAAATTCAATTTGCAGGTCAAAATCTATACCAACTCTCCGATCGTCAACTGCAACGGTTCCGGGGGGAGGAAATTGCGCTCATTTTCCAGGATCCAATGACGCGATTGAATCCATTGTTGACGATCGGCGAGCATTGCCTAGAAACCCTCCAAGCCCACCGTCCTGAGATTTCCACAAAAGAAGCCAAAGCCCGTGCCCTAGAAGTCTTGCAAGCGGTCAAAATTCCAGCCGAGCGCTGGTCGCAGTATCCCCATGAATTCAGTGGGGGAATGCGGCAACGGGTGGCGATCGCCCTAGCACTGCTGTTGAATCCCAAGTTAATCATCGCCGATGAACCGACAACCAGCTTGGATGTCACGGTTGCAGCCCAAATTTTGCAGGAACTCAAACGTCTCTGCGAAGACCGCAATATGGCGTTAATTCTGATTTCCCATGATTTGGCTCTGGTGGGTGAATATTGCGATCGCATTGCCGTCATGTACGACGGCCACTTGGTCGAGTGGGGAGCCACTCCCGAAGTATTTCAAAATCCGCAGCACGACTACACCAAATCCCTGTTGCAGTCAGCGCTCTACCTCCAAGGCAACCACAATCCTGCTGCTGAGCCTGCTGGATCGACTGAGTCTGCTATATCACCATCCCCCCTATTACGTCTACGGAGCTTAAAACAGTACTACACCCTGGAAGCTAATTTTCTGGCCAAGGTCTTTTCCAAAGCCAACGATCGCACGATTCGCGCAGTGGACGGCATCGATTTGGACCTCTATCCAGGGGAAACCTTGGGGCTAGTGGGTGAGTCGGGGTGCGGCAAATCCACGCTGTCCCGCACAATTTTGCAACTGCTCAAGCCTACTGCGGGACAAGTCGAATTTTTAGGCCAGGATTTGGCTCCCCTGAAGCGTCAGGCTATGCTGCGGCAACGGCGAGATATTCAAATGATTTTCCAAGATCCCCATGCTTGTTTAAATCCTCGGATGACGATCGGGGATAGCATTGCCGATCCCTTGTTGATCCATCAAATGGCTACTCCCCAAACCGCAAAACCCCAAGTAGAAGCCATGCTACAGCGGGTCGGCTTGCATCCTAAGGAATTTTACGATCGCTATCCAGGGGAACTCTCGGGAGGCCAACAGCAGCGGGTGGCGATCGCGCGGGCGTTGATTACCCGACCCAAGCTGGTCATTTGTGATGAACCCGTCAGTATGTTGGATGCCACGGTACGCACCCAAGTGCTGGAACTGATGCAGGAACTCAAGGACGAGTTTGAGTTAACTTACCTATTCATTACCCATGATCTTTGGGTCGCGCGGTTTTTCTGCGATCGGATTGCGGTTATGTATCAAGGAAAAATCGTTGAACTTGACCAAACTTCCGCTGTATTCGATAATCCGCAGCATTCTTACACCCAAACACTACTCGCCGCTGCTCCCATGCTGCAAATGAATTGTGCATAG
- the patD gene encoding heterocyst frequency control protein PatD, protein MNQDSPVQHQIYEDFRDQLMQLLQSVREGADRRQAAVTHPSHDRDRVASPATNLTVPTMTEGVANLQQMFRQQILTIPLEDIHPAHRIKVQSYQAEISKELRLVGLDCTFLTAARQAQTQGQRTQQVIDRLETLIRYCDGILHQLGQTVENPQERP, encoded by the coding sequence ATGAACCAGGATTCCCCCGTACAGCATCAGATTTATGAGGACTTTCGGGATCAACTAATGCAACTGTTGCAGTCTGTGAGAGAGGGGGCCGATCGGCGTCAGGCTGCTGTAACCCATCCTTCCCACGATCGCGATCGTGTTGCCTCTCCTGCCACCAATCTGACGGTTCCCACGATGACCGAAGGAGTCGCCAATCTCCAGCAAATGTTCCGGCAGCAGATCCTAACAATCCCCTTAGAGGATATCCACCCTGCCCATCGGATTAAGGTGCAATCCTATCAAGCTGAAATTAGTAAAGAACTGCGGCTCGTGGGTTTGGATTGCACGTTTTTGACGGCGGCACGGCAAGCACAGACGCAGGGGCAACGCACCCAGCAGGTCATCGATCGGCTAGAAACCCTGATTCGTTACTGCGATGGAATTTTGCATCAGCTAGGGCAAACCGTTGAGAATCCCCAAGAACGCCCCTAG
- a CDS encoding bifunctional (p)ppGpp synthetase/guanosine-3',5'-bis(diphosphate) 3'-pyrophosphohydrolase: MNLPIRSLPTDLNLPPWLRACLLDGAATPNDPDPWRGNDLICRAFDFAYKLHEGQRRVSGEPYIAHPVAVAGILRDLGGSSSMIAAGFLHDIVEDTEVSCEDIEERFGPEVRVLVEGVTKLSKFNFSSKKERQAENFRRMFLAMAKDIRVIVVKLADRLHNMQTLEHLADEKRRRISQETRDIFAPLANRLGIGNIKWELEDLAFKYLEPEAYREISQRVAERRTVREEQLFQVKETLKPRLEELGIHWLDISGRPKHLYGIYQKMQRQQKEYEQIYDIAAIRIIVENKDECYRALAVVHDMFRPIPGRFKDYIGLPKPNRYQSLHTGVIGLGGRPLEVQIRTMEMHHVAEYGIAAHWKYKESGGSNSTQMNTTDEKFTWLRQLLDWQSDLKDAQEYLDTIKDNLFDSEIYVFTPQGEVIPLSPKATPVDFAYRIHSEVGNHCAGARVNGRMVTLDTRLENGDIVEILNQKNSRPSLDWLNFVVTPSARNRIRQWYKRSHRDENIARGRDMLEKSLGKNGFEALLKSPPMQTAAERCNYQSVDDLLAAVGYGEVTLNHALNRIRDAVKAQSPAPASETTAATVNFSPKTPPAPTPMPSKSPIAGVEGLLYHIAKCCHPVPGESIIGVVTRGHGISIHRQGCPNLERVEGERLIPVSWNPTNNDRGRQQTYPVEIQIEVIDRVGVLKDLLSRLTDNNINVRNAQVKTYPDQTATIDLGIDICDHRQLEHTFTQIRKMTDVLNLRRVTQVDESLLA, from the coding sequence ATGAATCTCCCCATCCGATCCCTTCCTACCGATCTCAACCTTCCTCCTTGGTTGCGAGCCTGCCTCTTGGATGGTGCAGCCACGCCCAATGACCCCGATCCCTGGAGGGGCAATGACTTGATTTGTCGAGCCTTTGACTTCGCTTACAAGCTCCATGAAGGGCAACGGCGCGTTTCGGGAGAACCGTATATTGCCCATCCGGTGGCCGTTGCGGGAATTTTGCGGGATCTCGGGGGCAGCAGTAGCATGATTGCCGCTGGGTTTCTCCACGATATCGTAGAAGATACGGAGGTGTCCTGCGAGGACATTGAAGAGCGGTTTGGCCCGGAAGTGCGGGTGCTGGTGGAGGGCGTCACGAAGCTCTCGAAATTCAATTTCTCTAGTAAGAAGGAGCGGCAGGCCGAGAATTTTCGGCGCATGTTCTTGGCCATGGCCAAGGATATCCGGGTAATTGTGGTCAAACTGGCCGATCGGCTGCATAACATGCAAACCCTGGAGCATCTGGCGGACGAAAAGCGGCGGCGCATTTCCCAGGAAACCCGAGATATTTTTGCACCCTTGGCCAACCGTCTAGGGATTGGCAACATCAAGTGGGAACTGGAAGATCTTGCGTTTAAATACCTCGAGCCGGAAGCCTACCGCGAAATTAGTCAACGGGTGGCAGAACGACGAACTGTTCGGGAAGAGCAACTGTTTCAAGTGAAAGAAACGCTCAAACCTCGCTTAGAAGAACTTGGGATTCACTGGCTAGACATCAGTGGACGGCCTAAGCACTTGTATGGCATCTACCAAAAGATGCAACGGCAACAGAAAGAATATGAGCAAATTTATGACATTGCCGCCATTCGCATCATTGTGGAAAACAAGGATGAATGTTACCGAGCCTTGGCGGTGGTGCACGACATGTTTCGTCCCATTCCCGGACGATTTAAGGACTACATCGGCTTACCGAAACCGAATCGTTACCAATCCCTGCATACGGGGGTGATTGGTCTAGGTGGTCGGCCCTTGGAAGTGCAAATTCGCACCATGGAAATGCACCATGTGGCGGAATATGGGATTGCTGCCCACTGGAAGTACAAGGAATCCGGGGGCTCGAATAGCACCCAGATGAATACGACCGATGAGAAGTTCACCTGGTTACGTCAACTTTTGGACTGGCAGAGCGATCTCAAGGATGCGCAGGAATACTTAGATACGATCAAAGATAATCTTTTCGACAGTGAAATTTACGTCTTTACGCCCCAAGGCGAAGTCATTCCCCTCAGTCCCAAGGCGACACCCGTCGATTTTGCCTACCGGATTCACAGCGAAGTGGGTAACCACTGTGCCGGGGCGCGGGTGAATGGACGGATGGTGACCTTAGATACTCGCTTGGAGAACGGCGATATTGTTGAAATTCTCAATCAGAAGAATTCGCGGCCCAGTTTGGACTGGTTGAATTTTGTTGTCACGCCCAGTGCCCGTAACCGGATTCGGCAGTGGTACAAGCGATCGCACCGGGATGAAAATATTGCCCGAGGTCGCGACATGCTGGAGAAATCCCTGGGCAAAAATGGCTTTGAGGCGTTGCTCAAGTCTCCGCCAATGCAGACCGCCGCAGAACGATGTAACTACCAGAGCGTAGACGATCTCCTAGCAGCAGTGGGATACGGCGAAGTGACGCTGAACCATGCGCTCAATCGGATTCGGGATGCCGTGAAAGCCCAGTCCCCCGCTCCAGCCTCGGAGACGACGGCGGCCACGGTCAACTTCAGTCCGAAAACCCCTCCTGCTCCGACACCGATGCCCTCGAAATCACCGATCGCGGGGGTTGAGGGCTTGCTCTATCACATTGCCAAGTGCTGTCACCCAGTACCGGGGGAATCGATTATTGGGGTAGTGACCCGAGGCCATGGCATTTCCATCCATCGCCAAGGGTGTCCCAACTTAGAACGAGTGGAAGGGGAACGGTTGATCCCCGTCAGTTGGAATCCTACGAATAACGATCGTGGCCGACAGCAGACCTATCCTGTGGAAATTCAAATTGAAGTGATCGATCGGGTGGGAGTGCTCAAAGATCTGCTTTCCCGTTTGACGGACAACAATATCAATGTGCGCAACGCCCAAGTTAAAACCTATCCGGATCAGACAGCCACGATCGATCTCGGCATCGATATATGTGACCATCGACAACTGGAACATACCTTTACCCAAATTCGCAAAATGACGGATGTCTTGAATTTGCGCCGTGTCACCCAGGTAGATGAGTCATTACTCGCTTGA
- a CDS encoding GTP-binding protein — protein sequence MTSFLPPSEENSRPIFPVEFDPAIEETLLSFDEIQAELNYRNAQSALQEMVDRLDLQPQERQGLEQELASLSSMLEKLERSVVHIAAFGMVGRGKSSLLNALIGQPVFQAGAIHGVTQTTHQATWILNQEPLPSAQSLSSAQQWIRKATSQMGAQIELIDTPGIDEVGGEDRELLAKAVAQQADLLLFVVSGDITQVEFQALAQLREVGKPMILVFNKIDQYPEVDRQSIYAKIRDERVKTLLSPDEIVMASAAPLTPIGTRQADGRIVVQMVAGEPQVQDLKLKILEVLDREGKALLALNSMLFADGINERIVDRKLQIRESSGDRVIWNGVMAKAVAVAVNPITVIDILSSAAIDVAMILSLSKLYGIPMTEKGAIGLLKNIGLAMGGISASELLADLGLSSLKGLLGLAVPATGGLSALPYLSVAIAQAGVAGVATHSIGQIARTYLANGATWGPDGPKAVVDQILSSLDERSILSRIREELRAKLGRQQ from the coding sequence ATGACCTCCTTTCTCCCCCCCAGCGAAGAAAATTCTCGTCCCATTTTTCCTGTTGAGTTTGATCCCGCGATCGAGGAAACCCTCCTCAGTTTCGATGAAATCCAAGCTGAACTCAATTACCGCAATGCCCAGTCCGCGTTGCAGGAAATGGTCGATCGCTTAGATCTACAACCCCAGGAACGGCAGGGCTTGGAGCAGGAATTAGCCAGTCTATCCAGTATGTTAGAGAAGCTGGAGCGATCGGTGGTGCACATAGCAGCCTTTGGCATGGTGGGTCGGGGGAAATCGTCACTGCTGAATGCTTTGATTGGACAACCCGTGTTTCAAGCAGGGGCGATCCATGGAGTCACGCAAACGACCCATCAGGCAACGTGGATTCTGAACCAAGAACCCCTCCCCTCGGCCCAATCCCTCTCCTCAGCACAACAATGGATTCGCAAAGCCACCAGCCAAATGGGCGCGCAGATTGAATTGATTGATACCCCGGGGATTGATGAAGTAGGGGGAGAGGATCGGGAACTGCTGGCGAAAGCGGTGGCTCAGCAGGCAGACCTGCTTCTGTTTGTGGTGTCTGGGGATATTACCCAAGTGGAATTTCAGGCCCTGGCTCAACTGCGGGAAGTGGGTAAGCCGATGATTCTGGTCTTCAACAAGATCGATCAATATCCTGAAGTCGATCGCCAGAGTATTTACGCCAAGATTCGGGATGAACGGGTGAAAACGTTACTGTCCCCTGACGAAATTGTCATGGCTTCCGCTGCGCCTCTCACCCCGATCGGTACTCGGCAGGCCGATGGTCGGATTGTTGTGCAGATGGTGGCGGGGGAACCGCAGGTACAGGATCTCAAGCTGAAAATTTTGGAGGTGCTCGATCGGGAAGGCAAAGCCTTGCTGGCCTTGAACTCCATGCTGTTTGCCGATGGGATTAACGAACGGATTGTCGATCGCAAGCTACAAATTCGGGAATCCAGTGGCGATCGGGTGATCTGGAATGGGGTGATGGCGAAGGCAGTGGCGGTGGCGGTCAATCCCATCACCGTCATCGATATCCTCAGCAGTGCCGCGATCGATGTAGCCATGATTCTCAGCCTGTCTAAGCTCTATGGCATTCCCATGACCGAAAAAGGCGCGATCGGGTTACTGAAAAATATCGGCCTCGCCATGGGGGGAATTAGTGCGAGTGAGTTGCTGGCAGATTTGGGCTTGAGTTCTCTCAAGGGCTTGCTGGGGTTAGCAGTGCCGGCAACAGGGGGCCTATCGGCGTTGCCCTATCTATCCGTGGCGATCGCCCAAGCGGGCGTTGCGGGCGTGGCCACCCATAGCATCGGCCAGATTGCCCGGACTTATTTGGCCAACGGCGCAACCTGGGGACCCGATGGGCCAAAGGCGGTGGTGGATCAAATCTTATCATCCCTGGATGAGCGATCGATCCTCAGCCGCATTCGCGAAGAATTGCGAGCGAAACTCGGTCGGCAGCAGTAA
- a CDS encoding polyribonucleotide nucleotidyltransferase, whose amino-acid sequence MEEVTKSISFDGREIRLKMGLLAPQAGGSVLIESGDTAVLVAVTRSTAREGIDFLPLTVDYEERMYAAGRFPGGFLRREGRPPEKAILIGRLIDRPMRPLFPGWLRDDIQIVATTVSLDEKVPPDVLAVTGASMATLLAGIPFNGPMAAVRVGLVGDDFILNPTYEEIEQGDLDLVVAGSPDGVIMVEAGANQLPEADMIEAIDFGYEAVRELIGTQLEICKQLGIELVKEEAPEVDQTLENFIADRATAPVKAILGRFEKDKNIRDAALDEVKDAIKAEIELLPDEDPVKVAATANAKALPETFKSITKKLMRKQVVEDGVRVDGRKLDEVRPISCRVGILPKRVHGSGLFNRGLTQVMSVATLGSPGDAQELDDLHPDSEKRYIHHYNMPPYSVGETKPMRSPGRREIGHGALAERALIPVLPKKSDFPYVIRVVSEVLSSNGSTSMGSVSGSTLALMDAGVPIIKPVSGAAMGLIKEGSEIRILTDIQGIEDFLGDMDFKVAGTDSGITALQLDMKIAGLPMDVIRKAVLQAQPARLHILSKMLEAIDTPRAELSPYAPRLMTIKIDPEQIGMVIGPGGKTIKGITEETGTKIDIADDGTVTISGLDGAKATRAKSIIEGMTKRVKEGDVYAGRVTRTIPIGAFVEFLPGKEGMIHISQLADHRVKTVEDEVSVGDEVIVKIREIDNRGRINLTRLGIHPDEAASAKAGAKR is encoded by the coding sequence ATGGAAGAAGTGACCAAGTCGATATCTTTCGATGGACGAGAGATTCGACTGAAGATGGGACTGCTGGCTCCCCAGGCTGGTGGTTCTGTACTGATTGAATCAGGGGACACCGCCGTGCTGGTGGCGGTGACACGCTCCACAGCCAGAGAAGGCATTGATTTTCTTCCCCTGACAGTAGATTACGAAGAGCGGATGTATGCTGCAGGCCGGTTCCCAGGGGGATTTCTGCGCCGGGAAGGGCGGCCACCGGAAAAGGCAATTTTGATTGGACGGCTCATCGATCGCCCCATGCGTCCCCTGTTTCCAGGCTGGTTGCGGGATGATATCCAAATTGTGGCCACGACGGTTTCCCTAGATGAAAAAGTGCCGCCGGATGTCCTCGCCGTAACCGGGGCCTCCATGGCGACCTTGCTGGCCGGAATTCCCTTCAATGGTCCGATGGCAGCCGTGCGCGTCGGCTTAGTGGGCGATGACTTTATCCTCAATCCTACCTACGAAGAAATTGAGCAGGGGGATTTAGACCTCGTGGTTGCGGGGTCTCCCGATGGCGTCATCATGGTGGAAGCGGGGGCAAACCAGTTGCCCGAAGCAGACATGATCGAAGCGATCGACTTTGGCTATGAGGCCGTCCGAGAATTGATCGGCACCCAGTTGGAAATTTGTAAGCAACTGGGCATTGAACTGGTGAAAGAAGAAGCACCGGAAGTGGATCAAACCCTGGAAAACTTCATCGCCGATCGGGCGACTGCCCCAGTGAAGGCAATCCTAGGTCGCTTTGAAAAGGATAAAAACATTCGGGATGCGGCGCTAGATGAAGTCAAAGACGCCATCAAAGCAGAAATTGAATTGCTGCCGGACGAGGATCCCGTCAAAGTCGCCGCAACCGCGAACGCCAAAGCATTGCCGGAAACCTTTAAGTCCATCACCAAAAAGCTGATGCGCAAACAGGTGGTGGAAGATGGCGTGCGGGTGGATGGTCGGAAACTGGATGAAGTCCGTCCCATTTCCTGCCGCGTGGGGATTCTGCCCAAGCGGGTACATGGCTCTGGCTTGTTCAATCGCGGCTTGACGCAAGTCATGTCCGTGGCAACCCTGGGCTCTCCTGGGGATGCCCAGGAATTGGACGACCTCCACCCGGATAGCGAAAAGCGCTACATCCACCACTACAACATGCCGCCCTACTCCGTTGGGGAAACCAAGCCGATGCGATCGCCGGGGCGGCGGGAAATTGGTCACGGGGCCTTGGCCGAGCGGGCTTTGATTCCGGTGTTACCGAAGAAGTCCGATTTCCCCTACGTAATTCGGGTTGTTTCAGAAGTCTTATCTTCTAACGGATCCACCTCCATGGGTTCCGTCTCAGGATCCACCTTGGCATTGATGGATGCGGGTGTCCCCATTATCAAGCCCGTGAGCGGAGCTGCCATGGGGCTGATCAAAGAGGGGAGCGAAATCCGAATTTTGACCGATATCCAGGGCATTGAAGACTTCCTGGGTGATATGGACTTTAAGGTCGCCGGTACTGACAGTGGGATTACGGCTCTCCAGCTCGATATGAAAATTGCTGGGCTACCGATGGACGTGATTCGTAAAGCGGTGTTACAGGCCCAACCGGCTCGATTGCACATCTTAAGCAAGATGCTAGAGGCGATCGACACTCCCCGCGCTGAACTGTCGCCCTATGCCCCCCGCTTGATGACGATCAAGATCGATCCAGAACAAATTGGCATGGTGATTGGGCCTGGTGGGAAGACCATCAAGGGCATCACCGAAGAAACGGGAACGAAGATCGACATTGCCGATGATGGAACCGTTACCATTTCTGGTTTGGATGGGGCGAAAGCCACCCGTGCCAAGTCCATTATCGAAGGCATGACCAAACGGGTCAAAGAAGGGGATGTCTATGCCGGTCGGGTGACCCGCACAATCCCGATCGGGGCTTTTGTGGAATTCCTGCCGGGTAAGGAAGGCATGATTCACATTTCCCAACTCGCCGATCACCGCGTCAAGACCGTGGAAGATGAAGTCTCCGTGGGGGATGAAGTGATTGTCAAGATTCGGGAAATCGACAACCGAGGCCGCATTAACCTGACCCGCTTGGGCATTCATCCCGATGAAGCAGCTTCTGCAAAAGCAGGGGCAAAGCGTTAG
- a CDS encoding NAD(P)H-quinone oxidoreductase subunit J: protein MPEDKKAAGAAGAIAEAGTVSKWLTAQGFDHEFLGVDASGVEMIQVEADFLIPFASALYAYGFNCLQCQGAYDAGPGAALVSFYHLIKVVDNATQAEEVRLKVSLPRDNPKVPSVYWIWKGADWQERESYDMYGIVYEGHPQLKRILMPEDWVGWPLRKDYVSPDFYELQDAY, encoded by the coding sequence ATGCCAGAAGACAAGAAAGCAGCCGGTGCAGCGGGCGCGATCGCAGAAGCGGGAACGGTTTCCAAGTGGTTGACAGCCCAAGGGTTTGACCATGAATTCCTAGGCGTTGATGCTTCCGGGGTCGAAATGATCCAGGTGGAGGCAGATTTCCTGATTCCCTTTGCCAGTGCCCTCTATGCCTACGGGTTTAATTGTTTGCAGTGCCAAGGAGCCTATGATGCAGGCCCCGGTGCTGCTCTGGTGAGTTTCTATCACTTAATTAAAGTGGTCGATAATGCCACCCAAGCCGAAGAAGTACGCTTAAAGGTGTCGCTGCCTCGGGACAATCCCAAAGTTCCGTCGGTCTACTGGATCTGGAAAGGGGCTGACTGGCAGGAGCGCGAGTCCTACGATATGTACGGCATTGTCTACGAAGGACACCCACAGTTAAAGCGTATTCTCATGCCGGAAGATTGGGTGGGTTGGCCTCTGCGTAAGGACTACGTCTCCCCCGACTTCTACGAACTCCAGGATGCTTATTAG
- the ndhK gene encoding photosynthetic/respiratory NAD(P)H-quinone oxidoreductase subunit K produces the protein MMNPVERPTVTEELSENVILTTVDDLYNWARLSSLWPLLYGTACCFIEFAALIGSRFDFDRFGLVPRSTPRQADLIITAGTVTMKMAPALVRLYEQMPEPKYVIAMGACTITGGMFSVDSPTAVRGVDKLIPVDVYLPGCPPRPEAIIDAIVKLRKKVANESIQERGMLRQTHRYYSTTHNLKPVEPIVDGKYLMAETRQAPPKELMEAFGIPVAGELEAAKEKA, from the coding sequence ATGATGAACCCCGTTGAGCGTCCTACAGTCACAGAAGAACTGTCCGAGAACGTGATTCTGACGACGGTGGATGACCTGTACAACTGGGCTAGGTTATCCAGTCTCTGGCCGTTACTCTATGGAACTGCCTGCTGTTTTATTGAGTTTGCAGCATTGATTGGTTCTCGGTTTGATTTCGATCGCTTTGGCCTAGTGCCCCGATCAACCCCCCGACAAGCGGATCTGATTATTACTGCGGGTACCGTGACCATGAAGATGGCTCCGGCCCTGGTGCGCCTGTACGAACAGATGCCCGAGCCGAAGTACGTCATTGCCATGGGTGCTTGCACGATTACCGGGGGGATGTTCAGCGTGGATTCGCCCACGGCGGTGCGTGGGGTAGACAAGCTGATTCCCGTGGATGTGTATTTGCCCGGTTGCCCACCGCGCCCAGAGGCCATCATTGACGCGATCGTCAAACTGCGGAAAAAAGTGGCCAACGAATCCATCCAAGAGCGGGGCATGCTGCGGCAAACCCACCGCTACTACAGCACCACCCACAACCTGAAGCCCGTGGAGCCGATCGTGGATGGCAAGTACCTGATGGCCGAAACCCGCCAAGCTCCACCGAAGGAGCTGATGGAAGCCTTTGGCATCCCCGTCGCAGGCGAGTTAGAAGCGGCAAAGGAGAAAGCATAG
- the ndhC gene encoding photosynthetic/respiratory NAD(P)H-quinone oxidoreductase subunit C, producing MFVLSGYEYLLGFLLVCSLVPVLALLAAKLVRPSRRGPERRTTYESGMEPVGGAWIQFNIRYYMFALVFVIFDVETVFLYPWAVAFHKLGLLAFVEALIFIAILVVGLVYAWRKGALEWS from the coding sequence GTGTTCGTACTAAGCGGCTATGAGTATCTCCTCGGGTTCTTGCTGGTTTGCAGCCTAGTACCCGTTCTAGCGTTACTGGCGGCAAAGCTAGTGCGCCCAAGTCGGCGTGGCCCTGAACGTCGCACAACCTATGAATCGGGGATGGAACCTGTGGGTGGTGCTTGGATCCAATTCAACATTCGCTACTACATGTTTGCCTTGGTGTTCGTCATTTTTGATGTGGAAACAGTCTTCCTGTATCCCTGGGCGGTGGCGTTCCATAAGTTAGGCTTACTTGCCTTCGTGGAGGCATTGATTTTCATCGCAATTCTGGTAGTCGGTCTGGTATACGCTTGGCGGAAAGGAGCGTTGGAATGGTCATGA
- a CDS encoding rubredoxin — protein sequence MSTETPDTPNAQSAETPPEEQVIQLVSPEAADSTAAPEDFDCYECAACGYAYEPLKGDSRSEIPPGTEFKDLSPKWRCPVCGAPKSRFQNIGRAGKASGFKENLRYGLGVNTLTPGQKNLLIFGSLLLFFIFFLSLYGLQ from the coding sequence ATGAGTACCGAAACACCGGACACCCCAAATGCGCAATCTGCGGAGACGCCGCCTGAGGAACAAGTCATTCAGCTCGTCAGCCCAGAGGCAGCAGACTCCACTGCTGCTCCTGAAGATTTTGATTGTTACGAATGTGCTGCCTGTGGTTATGCCTATGAGCCTCTCAAAGGTGATAGCCGCAGTGAAATTCCACCGGGAACAGAGTTTAAGGATTTGTCTCCCAAGTGGCGCTGTCCTGTCTGTGGCGCACCCAAAAGCCGTTTTCAAAATATTGGTCGAGCGGGCAAAGCCTCAGGGTTTAAGGAAAATCTGCGCTATGGATTGGGGGTGAATACCCTGACACCGGGCCAGAAAAACCTGCTCATTTTTGGCAGCTTGTTGCTGTTTTTCATCTTCTTTCTGAGCCTATACGGGCTGCAATAG